CTTCGATATCCAGCCCCCTGGCTGCCACGTCGGTTGCCACCAGCAATCTGAGTTTGCCGGATTTGAACTCATCCAGACCGCGCCGTCTGGCACCCTGGGTTTTCTCACCATGAAATGCGGCCGCCTGCAGCCCATCGAGGGCCAGTTCTGCCACCAGGGTATTGGACTCCTCCCGGGAGGAGACAAACACCAGCGCCTGGCGCCAGTTGCGCTTTCCCACCAGCTCGGCGACAAACTCGGCCCATCTGGGCTTATCGAGCATAAAGACTTCGAGGGCAAGCTGCTGTGGAATACGGCCGGTGTCTTTGGCGGCAAGGCTGACTGCATTGGAGAGCCAGCGCTCAGCCAGTTCACGCTCCCGCTGGGCAAAGCTTGCTGAAAACATGGCACTTTGATGCGGCCCCAGCTGGCGGCGTATCTTTTCTATGTCGGGGGCAAACCCCATATCCAGCATGCGGTCGGCTTCATCCAGCACAAGGGTGCCGACACTCGCAAGAGACAGACCAAACTGACCGGTCAAATCCAACAGCCGCCCCGGTGTGGCCACCAGTATGTCCACCCCGGCGGCCAGCGCCTGGCGTTGGGGACGGATATTCACCCCACCGTAAACGGCGAGGGTCGTCAGCCCCAACCCGGCACTGTAGCGCGTAAAGGCATCGGCCACTTGCACAGCCAGCTCCCGGGTTGGCACCAACACCAGCGCCTGTATCCCGCCACGCAGCCCCTTGTCCGAGAGCTGCTTCAATATCGGCAACGCAAAGGCCGCCGTTTTCCCGCTGCCGGTTTGGGCTACCGCAATCAAATCCCGGCCACTGAGGAGCACAGGGATACTCTGGGCCTGAATTTCGGTTGGCGTACGATATCCGCACTGTATCAGCGTCTGCAGCAGAGGTGCTGCCAATCCCAGAGAATCGAAAGACATAAGTCTCCTGTGGTGGCAAGTTGCTCAGCACTGCCAGTTTGCAAAAAGAGCGCAGTATAACGGCGCGCCACTCAAGGTCAAACGGGTTTAATCAGCAAGCTATGGCATGGGCCAGGGCAACTCATGCATCCTGTGCCTTTTGGGGTGCCTTGGCCCTGGTCTTGGCCTTCCGGGTTTCAGGCTTATCGGGCTGCGGCGCCTGATTGGGATCCCCTTTCAGAAAACGTGTTTCGAATTCCTCCCGGGAGACAGGCGCAGAATAAAGGTAGCCCTGGGCATAGTCACAGCCCATAGCCTTGAGGATCTCTTGCTGTTTTGCGGTTTCAACCCCTTCGGCAATCACCTTCATCCCCAGCTTTTGGGCCATCACAATAATGGCCTCACACAGGGTTCTGTCACTGGCGTCGTTTTCCAGATTTCGGGTAAAGGACTGGTCAATTTTA
This portion of the Shewanella amazonensis SB2B genome encodes:
- a CDS encoding DEAD/DEAH box helicase; translated protein: MSFDSLGLAAPLLQTLIQCGYRTPTEIQAQSIPVLLSGRDLIAVAQTGSGKTAAFALPILKQLSDKGLRGGIQALVLVPTRELAVQVADAFTRYSAGLGLTTLAVYGGVNIRPQRQALAAGVDILVATPGRLLDLTGQFGLSLASVGTLVLDEADRMLDMGFAPDIEKIRRQLGPHQSAMFSASFAQRERELAERWLSNAVSLAAKDTGRIPQQLALEVFMLDKPRWAEFVAELVGKRNWRQALVFVSSREESNTLVAELALDGLQAAAFHGEKTQGARRRGLDEFKSGKLRLLVATDVAARGLDIEDLPVVISLGLPHGEEDLIHRLGRSARAGREGLAVIVLSPEMRADLPLLKALCPALPEVITPEGYSPKDPLPQRYRDGALSTPGSKPANRSGRNAGQRPGTRTGSRTGSRTGGRTGSSNGSPRQSGKPARQGNAPKRQARG